From Citricoccus sp. SGAir0253, a single genomic window includes:
- a CDS encoding M3 family metallopeptidase — MTIRPAPANPLLAPSTLPYGLPDFRAIRDEHYLPAFRAAMASHRRELEAIAAGTGPATFEDTVEALERAGQDLRRVAMAFGVVRPADGTEARLAILEQVEPELAAHWDAVHLDGRLYRRLAAVDVSALAGEERRLAEQVLRDFRLRGADLAPAAQERLAALNERLAVLSARYERRLVAGTAAAAVYVRDAVELAGLPEQDVAAAAAAARAAGHDGGHLLALSLFTSQPWLEVLEDRGTRRRVFEAAWSRGRGPGEHGTLELAAELAALRAEKAGLLGFSSWAEYALQDRSAPDLDAVRRLLESVIPPAVANARRERAELEELAGHPVEPWDWPYYAARAARERRRVDVAALRPYLELDRVLTEGVFAAAGAMYGLSFRERPDLPGYHPDVRTWEVLAEDGAGIGLYVGDFHARPTKSGGAWMDSFRVASSLLGERPVVTTALNVPRPPAGRPALLTPDEVTTLFHEFGHALHGLLSTARYASLSGTAVPRDVVEFPSQVNEAWKDWPSVVERYARHVETGEPLPAAVRTALEGAAREGEGFRTTEYLGATMLDLAWHSLSPGETVADPEAFEAERLLAAGLDPALVPPRYRTGYFRHVFAGGYAAGYYSYLWAEVLDADAVEWFRAHGGPTRENGEHFRAEFLGRGNTRDPMESYRAFRGADPDPAHLLRRRGLAG, encoded by the coding sequence ATGACCATCCGGCCCGCCCCCGCCAACCCCCTGCTCGCCCCGTCCACGCTCCCCTACGGGCTGCCGGACTTCCGCGCCATCCGCGACGAGCACTACCTGCCCGCCTTCCGCGCGGCCATGGCCTCGCACCGGCGCGAGCTCGAGGCGATCGCCGCCGGCACCGGCCCGGCGACCTTCGAGGACACCGTGGAGGCCCTCGAGCGCGCCGGGCAGGACCTGCGCCGCGTGGCCATGGCCTTCGGCGTGGTCCGGCCGGCCGACGGCACCGAGGCCCGGCTGGCGATCCTCGAGCAGGTGGAGCCGGAACTGGCCGCCCACTGGGACGCCGTCCACCTCGACGGGCGGCTGTACCGCCGGCTGGCCGCCGTGGACGTCTCCGCCCTGGCCGGGGAGGAGCGGCGGCTGGCCGAGCAGGTGCTGCGCGACTTCCGGCTGCGTGGGGCGGACCTCGCCCCGGCCGCCCAGGAGCGGCTGGCGGCGCTCAACGAGCGCCTCGCCGTCCTCTCCGCCCGGTACGAGCGGCGCCTCGTGGCCGGCACTGCCGCGGCGGCCGTGTACGTGCGGGACGCGGTGGAGCTGGCGGGGCTGCCGGAGCAGGACGTGGCGGCGGCCGCCGCGGCGGCGCGGGCGGCGGGGCACGACGGCGGCCACCTCCTGGCGCTGTCCCTGTTCACCTCCCAGCCGTGGCTCGAGGTGCTCGAGGACCGCGGGACCCGCCGCCGCGTCTTCGAGGCGGCGTGGTCCCGCGGCCGCGGTCCCGGCGAGCACGGGACCCTGGAGCTGGCGGCCGAGCTGGCCGCGCTGCGCGCGGAGAAGGCCGGGCTGCTGGGCTTCTCCAGCTGGGCCGAGTACGCCCTGCAGGACCGCAGCGCACCGGACCTGGACGCCGTGCGCCGGCTGCTGGAGTCGGTCATCCCGCCCGCCGTGGCCAATGCGCGCCGCGAGCGGGCCGAGCTGGAGGAGCTGGCGGGGCACCCGGTCGAGCCGTGGGACTGGCCCTACTACGCGGCCCGGGCGGCCCGCGAGCGCCGCCGCGTGGACGTGGCCGCCCTCCGGCCGTACCTGGAGCTGGACCGGGTGCTCACGGAGGGCGTCTTCGCCGCCGCCGGGGCGATGTACGGCCTGTCCTTCCGCGAGCGCCCCGACCTGCCGGGGTACCACCCGGACGTGCGCACGTGGGAGGTCCTGGCCGAGGACGGCGCGGGGATCGGCCTGTACGTGGGCGACTTCCACGCGCGCCCCACGAAGTCCGGCGGGGCCTGGATGGACTCGTTCCGGGTGGCCTCGTCCCTGCTCGGGGAGCGCCCGGTGGTCACCACCGCGCTCAACGTCCCGCGCCCGCCGGCCGGGCGGCCCGCCCTGCTCACGCCGGACGAGGTCACCACGCTGTTCCACGAGTTCGGCCACGCCCTGCACGGGCTGCTGTCCACGGCGCGCTACGCGTCCCTGTCCGGGACCGCGGTGCCTCGGGACGTGGTGGAGTTCCCCTCCCAGGTCAACGAGGCGTGGAAGGACTGGCCGTCGGTGGTGGAGCGGTACGCCCGGCACGTGGAGACGGGCGAGCCCCTGCCGGCGGCGGTGCGCACCGCCCTGGAGGGGGCGGCCCGGGAGGGCGAGGGGTTCCGGACCACCGAGTACCTCGGGGCCACGATGCTGGACCTGGCGTGGCACTCGTTGTCCCCGGGCGAGACCGTGGCGGACCCCGAGGCCTTCGAGGCCGAGCGGCTGCTCGCCGCGGGGCTGGACCCGGCGCTCGTGCCGCCGCGGTACCGCACGGGCTACTTCAGGCACGTCTTCGCGGGCGGCTACGCCGCGGGCTACTACTCCTACCTGTGGGCCGAGGTGCTGGACGCGGACGCCGTGGAGTGGTTCCGCGCGCACGGCGGGCCCACGCGCGAGAACGGCGAGCACTTCCGGGCGGAGTTCCTGGGGCGCGGCAACACGCGCGACCCGATGGAGTCCTACCGGGCCTTCCGCGGGGCCGACCCGGACCCGGCGCACCTGCTGCGGCGCCGGGGCCTGGCCGGCTGA
- a CDS encoding YebC/PmpR family DNA-binding transcriptional regulator, with the protein MAGHSKWATTKHKKAVIDARRAKAFAKYIKNIEVAARAGGADLAGNPALDLAVTKAKKQSVPNDNIDRAIKRGAGLTGEVIDYAEITYEVRGPQGSALMVECLTDNKNRAAAEVRTAVTRNGGTMADVGSVAFLFNRTGLVRLPAEGRTEDDVLLAVLDAGAEEVVQSGDSFEVLCDPSDLRAVATALDEAGIEYDTDEMEFVATMKVELDAKGAKTFLQLVDALEDLDDVQSVYSNVEIAPEVLAQLEED; encoded by the coding sequence GTGGCAGGGCATTCCAAGTGGGCCACCACCAAGCACAAGAAGGCCGTGATCGACGCGCGGCGGGCCAAGGCCTTCGCCAAGTACATCAAGAACATCGAGGTGGCCGCGCGGGCCGGCGGCGCCGACCTCGCGGGCAACCCCGCGCTGGACCTGGCGGTCACCAAGGCCAAGAAGCAGTCCGTGCCCAACGACAACATCGACCGCGCCATCAAGCGCGGCGCGGGCCTGACCGGCGAGGTCATCGACTACGCCGAGATCACCTACGAGGTCCGCGGCCCGCAGGGCTCGGCCCTCATGGTCGAGTGCCTCACGGACAACAAGAACCGCGCCGCGGCCGAGGTGCGCACCGCCGTCACCCGCAACGGCGGCACGATGGCCGACGTCGGCTCCGTCGCCTTCCTCTTCAACCGCACCGGCCTGGTCCGGCTCCCGGCCGAGGGACGCACCGAGGACGACGTCCTCCTGGCCGTCCTGGACGCCGGCGCGGAGGAGGTCGTCCAGTCCGGGGACTCCTTCGAGGTGCTGTGCGACCCCTCCGACCTGCGCGCCGTGGCGACCGCGCTGGACGAGGCCGGGATCGAGTACGACACGGACGAGATGGAGTTCGTGGCCACGATGAAGGTCGAGCTGGACGCCAAGGGCGCCAAGACCTTCCTCCAGCTCGTCGACGCCCTCGAGGACCTGGACGACGTGCAGAGCGTCTACTCCAACGTGGAGATCGCCCCCGAGGTCCTCGCCCAGCTCGAGGAGGACTGA
- the ruvC gene encoding crossover junction endodeoxyribonuclease RuvC yields the protein MAATAPARSPQGLRVLGVDPGLTRCGIAVVDVAPNRTATLVGVTVVGTAAEASLDRRLLAIDEAIEEWLDRHAPDHVAVERMFAQNNTPTVMGTAQASGVVIAAAARRGLPVALHTPSEVKAAVTGNGTAGKEQITAMVTRILRLGAPPRPADAADAIALAITHAWRGGLRGRGLDTGNLTSPRRESRFPTAAGAARAPGAARGGGTAAQRAWLEAERRSRGTSGWGSGSRV from the coding sequence GTGGCCGCCACCGCGCCCGCCCGGTCCCCGCAGGGCCTGCGGGTGCTCGGCGTCGACCCGGGGCTCACCCGGTGCGGCATCGCGGTCGTGGACGTCGCGCCCAACCGCACGGCCACCCTCGTGGGGGTGACGGTCGTGGGCACCGCCGCGGAGGCCTCCCTGGACCGGCGCCTGCTGGCCATCGACGAGGCGATCGAGGAGTGGCTGGACCGGCACGCCCCGGACCACGTGGCCGTGGAGCGCATGTTCGCCCAGAACAACACGCCCACCGTGATGGGCACGGCCCAGGCCTCCGGCGTGGTGATCGCCGCGGCGGCCCGGCGCGGGCTGCCGGTCGCCCTGCACACCCCCTCCGAGGTCAAGGCGGCGGTGACGGGCAACGGCACGGCCGGCAAGGAGCAGATCACCGCCATGGTGACGCGCATCCTGCGGCTCGGGGCGCCGCCGCGCCCGGCGGACGCCGCGGACGCGATCGCCCTGGCCATCACCCACGCCTGGCGCGGCGGCCTGCGCGGCCGCGGCCTGGACACCGGCAACCTCACCAGCCCCCGGCGGGAGTCCCGGTTCCCGACGGCGGCCGGTGCCGCCCGCGCGCCGGGCGCGGCCCGCGGGGGCGGCACCGCGGCGCAGCGGGCCTGGCTCGAGGCCGAGCGCCGCTCGCGGGGCACCTCCGGCTGGGGGAGCGGCTCGCGCGTCTGA
- the ruvA gene encoding Holliday junction branch migration protein RuvA, with translation MISSLAGTVESVGLNQAVIAVSGFGMQFSATPQTLAGLRTGEPGRVLTTLVVREDSMTLFGFATPDEKEVFEVLLGVSGVGPRLALAVLAVHDPETVRIAAHAGDDKAFTKVPGIGPKGARRIVLELADKLVPTGAPVPAPADGGDAADAQPWLDPVLEALTGLGWTERDADKAVRDTVAHEPELEESGDVASVLRATLRHLGQGQSARSGRS, from the coding sequence ATGATCTCGTCCCTGGCCGGCACGGTGGAGTCCGTGGGCCTGAACCAGGCCGTCATCGCCGTCTCGGGGTTCGGCATGCAGTTCAGCGCCACCCCGCAGACCCTGGCGGGGCTGCGCACCGGTGAGCCGGGGCGGGTGCTGACGACGCTCGTGGTGCGCGAGGACTCGATGACCCTGTTCGGCTTCGCCACGCCGGACGAGAAGGAGGTCTTCGAGGTGCTGCTCGGCGTCTCCGGGGTGGGCCCCCGGCTCGCCCTGGCCGTGCTCGCGGTGCACGACCCGGAGACCGTGCGCATCGCGGCCCACGCGGGGGACGACAAGGCGTTCACGAAGGTCCCCGGCATCGGCCCCAAGGGCGCGCGGCGGATCGTGCTGGAGCTCGCGGACAAGCTCGTGCCCACGGGGGCCCCGGTGCCCGCCCCGGCGGACGGCGGGGACGCGGCGGACGCGCAGCCGTGGCTGGACCCGGTGCTGGAGGCCCTCACCGGGCTCGGCTGGACGGAGAGGGACGCGGACAAGGCCGTGCGGGACACCGTGGCCCACGAGCCGGAGCTCGAGGAGTCGGGGGACGTCGCGAGCGTGCTGCGGGCCACCCTGCGTCACCTCGGCCAGGGCCAGTCGGCCCGCTCGGGACGGTCCTGA
- the ruvB gene encoding Holliday junction branch migration DNA helicase RuvB yields the protein MVGGGAEGEERELEAALRPKTLDDFVGQHRVRRQLSLVLEAARMRGRSADHVLLSGPPGLGKTTLAMIIAAEMNAPLRISSGPAIQHAGDLAAILSSLTEGEVLFLDEIHRMSRPAEEMLYMAMEDFRVDIVVGKGAGATSIPLEIPPFTLVGATTRAGLLPGPLRDRFGFTGHLEFYGTDELELVLRRSALLLDMKVNSAGFTQIASRSRGTPRIANRLLRRVRDWALVGGLEQVDARAASAALDMYEVDALGLDRLDRSVLEALCTKFGGGPVGLSTLAIAVGEETETVETVAEPFLVREGLLGRTPRGRIAMPAAWEHLGLTPPPEAPGAAFWTAARPGTAPAGAGPVGDPDALFDA from the coding sequence ATGGTCGGCGGCGGGGCCGAGGGCGAGGAGCGCGAGCTCGAGGCCGCCCTGCGCCCGAAGACCCTCGACGACTTCGTGGGCCAGCACCGCGTGCGCCGCCAGCTCTCCCTCGTCCTCGAGGCCGCCCGGATGCGCGGGCGCAGCGCCGACCACGTGCTGCTGTCCGGACCGCCCGGGCTCGGCAAGACGACCCTGGCCATGATCATCGCGGCCGAGATGAACGCCCCGCTGCGCATCTCCTCCGGCCCGGCGATCCAGCACGCGGGGGACCTCGCCGCGATCCTGTCCTCGCTCACCGAGGGCGAGGTGCTCTTCCTCGACGAGATCCACCGCATGTCCCGGCCGGCCGAGGAGATGCTCTACATGGCCATGGAGGACTTCCGGGTCGACATCGTGGTCGGCAAGGGGGCCGGGGCCACCTCGATCCCCCTGGAGATCCCCCCGTTCACGCTCGTGGGGGCCACCACGCGGGCCGGGCTGCTGCCCGGTCCGCTGCGGGACCGGTTCGGCTTCACCGGGCACCTGGAGTTCTACGGCACCGACGAGCTCGAGCTCGTGCTGCGCCGCTCCGCGCTGCTGCTGGACATGAAGGTGAACTCCGCCGGCTTCACCCAGATCGCCTCGCGGTCCCGGGGCACCCCCCGCATCGCCAACCGGCTGCTGCGGCGCGTGCGCGACTGGGCGCTCGTCGGCGGACTGGAGCAGGTCGACGCGCGGGCGGCGTCGGCGGCGCTGGACATGTACGAGGTGGACGCCCTCGGCCTGGACCGGCTGGACCGCTCGGTGCTCGAGGCCCTGTGCACCAAGTTCGGCGGGGGGCCCGTGGGGTTGTCCACGCTGGCCATCGCGGTCGGCGAGGAGACGGAGACGGTCGAGACGGTCGCCGAGCCCTTCCTGGTCCGCGAGGGCCTCCTCGGCCGCACCCCGCGGGGACGCATCGCCATGCCCGCCGCGTGGGAGCACCTCGGGCTCACCCCGCCGCCCGAGGCGCCGGGGGCCGCGTTCTGGACCGCCGCGAGGCCCGGGACGGCGCCGGCCGGCGCGGGACCCGTGGGGGACCCCGACGCCCTGTTCGACGCCTGA
- the yajC gene encoding preprotein translocase subunit YajC: MTQLTALPAAAIVAQGAPASPALPFDPFLLIMLVVFGFLIFSMFRRSKKAQQQQQELRSTLAPGVEVMTTMGLFGTIVSVDREENKAVIELSPGTTATVHLQAIGKAIDPAAGAAAAGTGSTAAPATGDALGETVPDSPAGLEDLSRPGDARAHDAGAPDPRAQDLRGQDPRGPEGPQDGPEGPRPEGDRPTA, encoded by the coding sequence GTGACCCAGTTGACTGCCCTGCCCGCCGCCGCGATCGTCGCCCAGGGAGCCCCGGCCAGCCCGGCGCTCCCGTTCGACCCCTTCCTGCTCATCATGCTGGTCGTCTTCGGCTTCCTGATCTTCAGCATGTTCCGCCGGAGCAAGAAGGCCCAGCAGCAGCAGCAGGAGCTGCGCAGCACGCTCGCCCCGGGCGTGGAGGTCATGACCACGATGGGCCTGTTCGGCACCATCGTCTCGGTGGACCGCGAGGAGAACAAGGCCGTCATCGAGCTGTCCCCGGGCACCACGGCCACCGTCCACCTGCAGGCGATCGGCAAGGCCATCGACCCGGCCGCCGGCGCCGCTGCCGCCGGGACCGGCTCCACCGCGGCCCCGGCCACCGGTGACGCGCTCGGCGAGACCGTCCCGGACTCCCCGGCCGGCCTGGAGGACCTCTCCCGTCCCGGCGATGCCCGCGCCCACGACGCCGGCGCCCCCGACCCGCGTGCCCAGGACCTCCGCGGCCAAGACCCCCGCGGCCCCGAGGGCCCGCAGGACGGCCCGGAGGGCCCGCGTCCCGAGGGAGACCGGCCCACCGCCTGA
- the secD gene encoding protein translocase subunit SecD has translation MSDKTPRGRARRTLWWLTALVALLAAILGVGIATGQAHWAPKLALDLEGGTQMVLAPEVSGDQQVTPDQLDQAVEIIRQRVDGSGVAEAEIATQGGRNVVVSLPGVPDPATRDLIQASANMEFRPVITAGPYEAVPKDQRTPTKDFPKPTAEPENGSDPNWITPQLAAEFEAYDCAAQAREQDREDLPADKPAIACQPGDEETGQPGVKYILGPVEVQGTDIAGADYGLVNTATGVSTNQWAVNLTFNGQGSDAFREVTQRLTPFPEGDPRKQFAIVLDGTVVSAPQSNAVITDGRAQITGNFSEQSAAALAEQLKYGALPISFSIESEQQISATLGADQLRLGLVAGLIGLGLVAVYSFFQYRLLGLVTIASLVVAGALTYLAIVLLGWSDNYRLSLAGIAGLIVAIGLTADSFIVYFERIKDELRHGRTLPEAVEYGWARAKRTVTASKAVNLLAAVVLYFVAVGNVRGFAFTLGLTAIADLVVVFLFTHPVMQLLAHTRFFGGGHRLSGLDPSLLGREPLYQGAGRIREFRPAAARTAAAPAPRRAQRSAKEAARRQTIAERRRAERLAAVGTPTDPGTPPADTTEEQK, from the coding sequence ATGTCAGACAAGACTCCCCGAGGACGTGCCCGGCGCACCCTCTGGTGGCTCACCGCCCTGGTCGCCCTCCTCGCGGCGATCCTCGGCGTCGGCATCGCCACCGGCCAGGCGCACTGGGCCCCCAAGCTTGCCCTCGACCTGGAGGGCGGCACCCAGATGGTGCTCGCCCCGGAGGTCTCCGGCGACCAGCAGGTCACCCCGGACCAGCTCGACCAGGCCGTGGAGATCATCCGCCAGCGCGTGGACGGCTCCGGGGTGGCGGAGGCGGAGATCGCCACCCAGGGCGGCCGCAACGTCGTGGTGTCCCTGCCCGGCGTCCCCGACCCCGCGACGCGCGACCTCATCCAGGCCTCGGCGAACATGGAGTTCCGGCCGGTCATCACGGCCGGGCCGTACGAGGCGGTCCCGAAGGACCAGCGCACCCCGACGAAGGACTTCCCGAAGCCCACGGCCGAACCCGAGAACGGCTCCGACCCCAACTGGATCACCCCCCAGCTGGCGGCCGAGTTCGAGGCCTACGACTGCGCGGCCCAGGCACGGGAGCAGGACCGGGAGGACCTGCCCGCCGACAAGCCGGCCATCGCCTGCCAGCCCGGCGACGAGGAGACCGGCCAGCCGGGTGTGAAGTACATCCTCGGCCCGGTGGAGGTGCAGGGCACGGACATCGCCGGCGCCGACTACGGCCTGGTCAACACCGCCACCGGCGTCTCCACCAACCAGTGGGCCGTCAACCTCACCTTCAACGGCCAGGGCTCGGACGCCTTCCGCGAGGTCACGCAGCGGCTCACCCCGTTCCCGGAGGGGGACCCGCGCAAGCAGTTCGCCATCGTCCTGGACGGCACCGTGGTCTCGGCGCCGCAGTCCAACGCCGTCATCACCGACGGCCGGGCGCAGATCACCGGCAACTTCTCCGAGCAGTCGGCGGCGGCGCTGGCCGAGCAGCTCAAGTACGGCGCCCTGCCGATCAGCTTCTCGATCGAGTCCGAGCAGCAGATCTCCGCGACCCTCGGTGCCGACCAGCTGCGCCTGGGCCTCGTCGCCGGCCTCATCGGCCTGGGCCTGGTGGCCGTCTACTCGTTCTTCCAGTACCGCCTGCTGGGCCTCGTCACCATCGCCTCGCTCGTGGTGGCGGGCGCGCTGACCTACCTGGCGATCGTGCTGCTGGGCTGGTCGGACAACTACCGGCTCTCCCTGGCCGGCATCGCCGGCCTGATCGTGGCCATCGGCCTGACCGCGGACTCGTTCATCGTCTACTTCGAGCGCATCAAGGACGAGCTGCGCCACGGCCGCACGCTGCCCGAGGCCGTGGAGTACGGCTGGGCCCGCGCCAAGCGCACCGTGACCGCCTCGAAGGCGGTCAACCTGCTGGCCGCCGTCGTGCTGTACTTCGTGGCGGTCGGCAACGTGCGCGGCTTCGCGTTCACGCTGGGGCTCACGGCGATCGCCGACCTCGTGGTGGTGTTCCTCTTCACCCATCCGGTGATGCAGCTGCTCGCCCACACCCGGTTCTTCGGCGGCGGCCACCGGCTCTCCGGGCTGGACCCGTCCCTGCTCGGCCGCGAACCCCTGTACCAGGGCGCCGGGCGGATCCGGGAGTTCCGGCCGGCCGCAGCCCGGACCGCCGCGGCCCCGGCGCCGCGCCGGGCGCAGCGCTCGGCCAAGGAGGCCGCCCGCCGCCAGACCATCGCCGAGCGACGGCGCGCCGAGCGGCTGGCCGCCGTGGGCACCCCCACGGACCCCGGGACGCCCCCGGCCGACACCACGGAGGAGCAGAAGTGA
- the secF gene encoding protein translocase subunit SecF — translation MSALATWGNELYTGKRSYPFTQKWRTWFTVAAVLLVAVVGLTLARGGFNLGIEFRGGSEFTVSSVGSTETAPGEEAVAQAVPDAEATVTNIAPGTMRVQTDRLTDDQTLAVAQNLQGAYGVGQDSVTSTFVGPTWGADVSQQALIGLVVFIVLVALLMALYFRTWKMSLAAVIGLAYVVAVTAGIYGATGFEVTPSAIIGFLTILSYALYDTVVVFDKIRENTEHNLEETTRTFGENVNLAINQTLVRSINTSVVAILPVGSILFIGALLLGAGTLRDISLAIFVGIIVGTLATIFIQAPLYALLRRGEDRIRANDARVLARRGAGEGTPEGTETVPA, via the coding sequence GTGAGCGCACTGGCCACCTGGGGCAACGAGCTCTACACCGGCAAGAGGTCCTACCCGTTCACCCAGAAGTGGCGGACCTGGTTCACCGTGGCCGCGGTGCTCCTGGTCGCCGTGGTCGGGCTGACGCTGGCCCGTGGCGGGTTCAACCTCGGCATCGAGTTCCGCGGGGGCTCGGAGTTCACCGTGTCCTCGGTCGGCTCCACCGAGACCGCCCCGGGCGAGGAGGCGGTGGCGCAAGCGGTGCCCGACGCCGAGGCGACCGTCACGAACATCGCCCCCGGCACCATGCGGGTCCAGACGGACCGCCTCACGGACGACCAGACCCTCGCGGTGGCCCAGAACCTGCAGGGCGCGTACGGCGTGGGCCAAGACTCGGTGACCTCCACCTTCGTCGGCCCCACGTGGGGCGCGGACGTCTCCCAGCAGGCACTGATCGGGCTCGTGGTGTTCATCGTCCTCGTGGCCCTGCTGATGGCGCTGTACTTCCGCACGTGGAAGATGTCCCTGGCGGCGGTGATCGGGCTGGCCTACGTGGTCGCCGTCACCGCCGGGATCTACGGGGCCACGGGGTTCGAGGTCACCCCGAGCGCGATCATCGGCTTCCTGACGATCCTCAGCTACGCGCTGTACGACACGGTGGTGGTCTTCGACAAGATCCGGGAGAACACCGAGCACAACCTGGAGGAGACCACGCGCACGTTCGGTGAGAACGTGAACCTGGCCATCAACCAGACGCTCGTGCGCTCGATCAACACCTCGGTGGTCGCGATCCTGCCCGTGGGCTCCATCCTGTTCATCGGCGCGCTGCTCCTGGGCGCCGGCACACTGCGGGACATCTCGCTGGCCATCTTCGTGGGCATCATCGTGGGCACGCTGGCCACGATCTTCATCCAGGCCCCGCTCTACGCCCTGCTGCGCCGGGGCGAGGACCGGATCCGCGCCAACGACGCCCGGGTCCTGGCCCGGCGCGGCGCGGGCGAGGGGACGCCCGAGGGGACCGAGACCGTCCCGGCATGA